One segment of Fibrobacter succinogenes DNA contains the following:
- the groL gene encoding chaperonin GroEL (60 kDa chaperone family; promotes refolding of misfolded polypeptides especially under stressful conditions; forms two stacked rings of heptamers to form a barrel-shaped 14mer; ends can be capped by GroES; misfolded proteins enter the barrel where they are refolded when GroES binds), whose product MAKQLKFDVAARESLMKGVDKLANAVKVTLGPKGRNVMIARSFGAPNVTKDGVSVAKEVELEDAYENLGAQMAKEVANKTSDAAGDGTTTATVLAQAITREGLKNVAAGANPMDIKRGMDAAVEAVIKEVGKMAVKINGKEHIAQVATISANNDPEIGELLANAMEKVGNDGVITIEESKTAETVLDVVEGMQFDRGYLSPYFVTNTDSMEVALENPYILLYDKKISTMKDLLPMLEHVAKQGKSLLIIAEDVDGEALATLVVNKMRGTLKVAAVKAPGFGDRRKAMLEDIAILTGGMLVSEDTGAKLEDAPVTVLGKAKSITITKDNTTIVEGAGDAASIKARIGQIKKQIEATTSDYDREKLQERLAKLAGGVAVIKVGAATEVEMKEKKDRVDDAMHATRAAVEEGIVPGGGVALIRAEKAIDALTFDNADQKTGAAIIRRAIEEPLRQIVQNAGLEGSVVVNKVKEGKDGFGYNAKTDTYEDLIKAGVIDPAKVTRTALKNASSIASMILTTDCVITEKKEQKAPAAPAMDPSMGMGGMM is encoded by the coding sequence ATGGCAAAGCAATTGAAGTTTGATGTGGCAGCACGCGAATCCCTCATGAAGGGCGTTGACAAGCTCGCCAATGCAGTTAAGGTTACTCTCGGTCCTAAGGGCCGTAACGTCATGATCGCACGCTCCTTCGGTGCTCCGAACGTCACTAAGGACGGCGTTTCTGTCGCTAAGGAAGTCGAACTCGAAGACGCATACGAAAATCTCGGCGCACAGATGGCCAAGGAAGTCGCCAACAAGACTTCTGACGCTGCTGGTGACGGTACCACGACTGCAACCGTTCTCGCTCAGGCAATCACTCGCGAAGGCTTGAAGAACGTCGCTGCCGGTGCAAATCCGATGGACATCAAGCGCGGTATGGACGCTGCTGTCGAAGCCGTAATCAAGGAAGTCGGCAAGATGGCCGTCAAGATCAACGGCAAGGAACACATCGCCCAGGTCGCAACGATTTCTGCCAACAACGACCCGGAAATTGGCGAACTTCTCGCCAACGCTATGGAAAAGGTCGGCAACGATGGCGTCATCACCATCGAAGAATCCAAGACTGCAGAAACAGTCCTCGACGTTGTCGAAGGTATGCAGTTCGACCGTGGCTACCTCTCTCCGTACTTCGTCACCAACACGGACAGCATGGAAGTCGCTCTCGAAAATCCGTACATTCTCTTGTACGACAAGAAGATTTCTACCATGAAGGATTTGCTCCCGATGCTCGAACACGTTGCAAAGCAGGGCAAGTCTCTCCTCATCATCGCCGAAGACGTCGATGGCGAAGCTCTCGCAACGCTCGTTGTGAACAAGATGCGCGGCACCTTGAAGGTTGCTGCAGTCAAGGCTCCGGGCTTTGGCGATCGTCGCAAGGCAATGCTCGAAGATATCGCAATCCTCACAGGCGGTATGCTCGTTTCCGAAGACACGGGTGCTAAGCTCGAAGACGCTCCGGTTACAGTGCTTGGTAAGGCAAAGTCCATCACCATCACGAAGGACAACACCACAATTGTCGAAGGTGCTGGCGACGCCGCTTCCATCAAGGCCCGTATCGGCCAGATCAAGAAGCAGATCGAAGCTACTACGAGCGACTACGACCGCGAAAAGCTCCAGGAACGCTTGGCAAAGCTCGCCGGTGGCGTCGCTGTGATCAAGGTCGGTGCTGCTACCGAAGTTGAAATGAAGGAAAAGAAGGACCGCGTCGACGACGCTATGCATGCAACCCGCGCTGCTGTCGAAGAAGGTATCGTTCCGGGTGGTGGCGTTGCCCTCATCCGCGCAGAAAAGGCTATCGACGCTCTCACGTTCGACAATGCCGACCAGAAGACGGGTGCAGCAATTATCCGCCGCGCTATCGAAGAACCGCTCCGCCAGATCGTCCAGAACGCTGGCCTCGAAGGCTCTGTTGTCGTGAACAAGGTCAAGGAAGGCAAGGACGGCTTTGGCTACAACGCTAAGACCGACACTTACGAAGACCTCATCAAGGCTGGTGTTATCGACCCGGCTAAGGTGACCCGCACGGCCCTCAAGAACGCCTCCTCCATCGCTTCGATGATTCTCACGACTGACTGCGTGATCACCGAAAAGAAGGAACAGAAGGCACCGGCAGCTCCGGCTATGGATCCGTCCATGGGCATGGGCGGCATGATGTAA
- the groES gene encoding co-chaperone GroES: MKIMIKPLADRIVVKPAEAEQKTSSGLFIPDNAKEKPMQGKVVAVGPGRKNDKGELVAMEVKVGDVVLYGKYSGTEVTVDGENYLIVKESDVIATL, translated from the coding sequence ATAAAAATAATGATCAAGCCTTTAGCAGATCGAATCGTTGTCAAGCCGGCAGAAGCCGAACAGAAGACCTCTTCCGGTCTCTTCATTCCGGATAATGCAAAGGAAAAGCCGATGCAAGGTAAGGTCGTGGCCGTAGGTCCGGGTCGCAAGAACGACAAGGGTGAACTCGTCGCTATGGAAGTCAAGGTTGGCGACGTGGTGCTTTACGGCAAGTACAGTGGTACCGAAGTTACCGTCGATGGCGAAAACTACCTCATCGTCAAGGAATCCGACGTTATCGCTACTTTGTAG
- a CDS encoding sugar phosphate nucleotidyltransferase has protein sequence MKIVLPVAGNGVRLRPYTENLPKCLLPVAGKTIIDWIVDDALFLKPSETIFITGYKAPVVDEFLKQKPEWGAVRTVVQSNPQGLGEAISLSLPYVNDDEPLLIILGDTLFEADLSILSKASENILYTFKVEDPKRFGVAVTDADGRIERLVEKPQEFVSDEAIVGIYYIKDVKALKEALNYLMQNDIRTKGEFQLTDALERMIQGGCKFRTAPVQKWLDCGLVETLLSTNAHILKRNAESVPQFEGSEIIEPCHIGKNAVIKNSKVGPNVSVGDNCVIENAEISNAILWDGVKVANQKLAGTVVHE, from the coding sequence ATGAAAATTGTTCTTCCTGTTGCTGGAAATGGCGTTCGCCTTCGTCCGTACACGGAAAATCTTCCAAAATGTTTGCTTCCTGTTGCTGGAAAGACAATCATAGATTGGATTGTCGATGATGCTCTTTTTTTGAAACCTTCCGAGACTATTTTTATAACGGGATATAAAGCTCCAGTTGTTGATGAATTCTTGAAGCAGAAACCTGAATGGGGTGCCGTTCGTACTGTTGTTCAGTCCAATCCGCAAGGTTTAGGAGAGGCTATAAGTCTTTCTCTTCCGTATGTTAACGATGACGAACCGCTTTTAATTATTCTTGGCGATACGCTGTTCGAAGCTGACTTGTCAATTCTTAGTAAGGCTTCTGAAAATATTCTCTATACGTTCAAGGTCGAAGATCCCAAGCGTTTTGGCGTTGCCGTGACGGATGCTGATGGCCGTATTGAACGCCTTGTGGAAAAGCCGCAAGAATTCGTTTCGGACGAAGCTATAGTTGGAATTTATTACATCAAGGATGTCAAGGCCCTTAAGGAAGCCTTGAATTACCTGATGCAGAACGATATCCGCACGAAGGGCGAGTTCCAGTTGACGGATGCGCTTGAACGTATGATTCAGGGCGGTTGCAAGTTCCGTACGGCTCCGGTTCAAAAGTGGTTGGACTGCGGCCTCGTTGAAACTTTGCTTTCGACGAATGCGCATATCCTTAAACGTAATGCTGAATCGGTTCCGCAGTTCGAGGGGTCCGAAATTATAGAACCCTGCCATATCGGAAAAAATGCGGTTATCAAGAATTCCAAGGTCGGTCCTAATGTGTCGGTTGGGGATAATTGTGTGATTGAAAATGCTGAAATCAGCAACGCAATCCTTTGGGATGGTGTTAAGGTTGCTAATCAGAAGCTTGCGGGCACGGTGGTTCACGAATAA
- a CDS encoding DUF748 domain-containing protein: MKLKKPVKITLIVLGSLVVLYFAALLIGPKIARSYIEEHSKEMIGRSITIKDISLNPFTYVLDVDTLAVMEADDKTKFVAFDKFSININPLKLITGTLDISDIYMKALYVRTTQHGARFNFSDILDFLAQKDSIYYAEHPEEKKVQDSEGKSAAEIAAGLPVKLSLRNIIFEKGNIIYQDTKIGSKFHLKDFSINIPAVYLEDNATGVDVSLKFADGGDLSVKVDANMATYNFDIYLNLHRFALACIKPYLNDFITYKDFSGYLSANITITGNINSILSSNVKGKVTLDKIDLTEKSGSKLGAENVIVGINKANLTENAYLIDSVIVDGAFAHIDLYKDSKTNFDILLTPMSKSKTSADSAASDSTITQDETPADKTANLAATPKAEPKAEPSAEPPAEAANEAASDTTKVAKAANEKPAKAKKLKAKINKLLVKNTYITATDHTIIRPFNYKVSAITVTGQNINYDTPCNVNVAASFPEGGSLALKYHGALSNLNTMDIYISVKNLALKHFSNYSLHYTAYPIKAGTLAFASDNKIVERNLNSKNTIDIYNITVGNKVDDIDPEYTVPMKIGLYILKDKDDKIQFDVPVKGNLDDPEFSYGKIIWKTVVNLLVKVAVSPFRLVGNLAMAGASALGFDLGKNDEVLIDANTESFTSEQYAKAIKMTEMIQKDQNLMLIFTQYYNPRKTAKEYKVKQLKIDFYKQKNNKTELNELDYRAIEEIKDKDSEFKAYVKEHSAEIDKNYMMKVLPQMAAKRNADLLKVLRAQPGITKKNLKVITAPRDALRNFKDKSMYKVTVDVQ; encoded by the coding sequence ATGAAATTGAAAAAGCCCGTCAAAATCACCCTCATCGTTTTGGGGTCACTCGTCGTCCTCTACTTTGCAGCACTCCTCATTGGGCCAAAAATCGCCCGCAGCTACATCGAAGAACATTCCAAAGAAATGATTGGTCGAAGCATCACCATCAAGGATATCAGCCTGAACCCGTTCACCTATGTTCTCGATGTCGATACACTCGCAGTCATGGAAGCCGACGACAAGACAAAATTTGTCGCATTCGACAAGTTCAGCATAAACATCAATCCGCTGAAACTTATCACGGGAACACTAGATATTAGCGACATCTACATGAAAGCGCTTTATGTGCGCACCACACAGCACGGCGCACGATTCAACTTCAGCGACATTCTGGATTTTCTTGCTCAGAAAGATAGCATCTATTATGCCGAGCACCCCGAAGAAAAGAAAGTTCAGGATAGCGAAGGCAAAAGTGCCGCAGAAATCGCAGCCGGCCTCCCAGTCAAACTCAGCCTCCGCAACATCATCTTCGAAAAAGGCAACATCATTTACCAAGACACAAAGATTGGCTCCAAGTTCCACCTCAAGGATTTCTCGATCAACATTCCGGCAGTCTACCTCGAAGATAACGCCACTGGCGTCGATGTAAGCCTCAAATTCGCAGACGGTGGTGACCTGAGCGTAAAAGTCGATGCCAACATGGCCACGTACAATTTCGACATTTACTTGAACCTCCATCGATTCGCACTCGCTTGCATCAAGCCGTACCTGAACGATTTTATCACATACAAAGACTTTTCGGGTTACCTTTCAGCAAACATCACCATCACCGGAAACATCAACAGCATTCTCTCCTCGAATGTCAAGGGTAAAGTTACACTCGATAAAATTGACCTCACCGAAAAGAGCGGAAGCAAACTCGGCGCCGAAAACGTTATCGTAGGCATCAACAAGGCCAACTTGACCGAAAACGCTTACCTCATCGATTCTGTCATCGTAGACGGCGCATTTGCCCACATCGACTTGTACAAGGATAGTAAGACAAATTTTGACATACTCCTTACCCCGATGAGCAAGAGCAAGACAAGTGCCGATTCCGCGGCATCGGATTCAACCATCACCCAGGACGAAACTCCGGCTGATAAAACCGCAAACCTTGCAGCAACGCCCAAGGCCGAACCCAAAGCAGAACCCAGCGCCGAACCACCTGCAGAAGCTGCAAATGAAGCCGCAAGTGACACAACGAAAGTCGCCAAAGCCGCTAACGAAAAGCCCGCCAAGGCCAAAAAACTCAAGGCAAAAATCAACAAGCTTTTGGTCAAAAACACATACATTACAGCAACCGACCACACCATTATCCGTCCGTTTAACTATAAAGTGAGCGCCATTACCGTAACCGGCCAAAACATCAATTACGATACTCCTTGCAACGTGAATGTCGCAGCCTCGTTCCCCGAAGGCGGAAGCCTCGCGCTCAAGTACCACGGCGCACTCAGCAACCTCAACACGATGGACATTTACATCAGCGTCAAGAACCTTGCGCTCAAGCATTTCTCGAACTACTCGCTACACTACACGGCCTACCCCATTAAGGCCGGAACACTCGCCTTCGCTAGCGATAACAAGATTGTCGAACGCAATCTCAATAGCAAGAACACTATCGACATTTACAATATCACCGTCGGCAACAAGGTCGATGACATCGATCCGGAATACACCGTTCCAATGAAGATAGGCCTTTACATTTTGAAGGATAAGGATGACAAGATTCAATTCGACGTGCCGGTTAAAGGCAACCTCGATGACCCAGAATTTTCCTACGGCAAGATTATTTGGAAGACCGTCGTGAACCTGCTCGTGAAGGTCGCCGTGTCTCCGTTTAGACTCGTTGGAAACCTCGCCATGGCAGGAGCAAGCGCCCTTGGCTTTGACCTCGGCAAGAACGACGAAGTGCTAATTGATGCAAACACAGAATCGTTCACAAGCGAGCAGTACGCCAAGGCCATCAAGATGACGGAAATGATCCAGAAAGATCAAAACCTCATGTTGATTTTCACGCAGTATTACAACCCGAGAAAGACGGCTAAGGAATACAAAGTCAAGCAGCTCAAGATTGACTTCTACAAACAAAAAAACAACAAGACCGAACTGAACGAACTCGACTACAGAGCCATCGAAGAAATCAAGGACAAGGATTCGGAATTCAAGGCTTACGTCAAGGAACATTCCGCCGAAATCGACAAGAACTACATGATGAAGGTTCTTCCGCAAATGGCGGCAAAGCGAAACGCCGATTTGCTCAAGGTGTTACGCGCACAGCCGGGCATCACCAAGAAGAACCTCAAGGTCATCACGGCTCCGAGAGACGCCCTCCGCAATTTCAAGGACAAGTCGATGTACAAAGTCACTGTAGACGTGCAGTAG
- a CDS encoding glycoside hydrolase family 9 protein: MDARIHYCQPGYALSSPKTFLIALGENASFAEVKFKILDASSKCVFEGAAEKFCQCNYTGEFLYKGDFSAVRAPGQYRIVLEDFNVTSHVFDISNEWLARETKANIKSFYYQRSGVELPAKFAGAWARPAAHLDDKLEFHPTMNRSGIWNAHGGWYDAGDYGKYIVNGGVSVATLMLACELRKNSDFVGGASFKESFEQPVSLLDEIRFELDFFLRMQDDDGGVFFKVTPYRWDGFVSPTESDASQKRYILGKSTSSTLNFAGALAQAHRVYANVDAEFATKCLKASVRAYLWAEQNPEVDWPHNTEGSGGYGDPDLGDDFFWARAMLYRALVDRNAAGNAVAGDDAAGFAVDNAADGNAADLLKRIESQIPADMEAYLPTYGLQWRSMQNLAWFALATMDCKWTEKARMAFKYTAEEILKLQNEDPYSLSIRKFIWGSNGDIANHALTLYLAYEWFGDAKYRIAAMEQIEFVYGKNPVDVCFVTGSAWNSPKFPHHRISHSDGVVEPVPGLVVGGINIDRQDAHRNPHYLGDAPGMSYADEQCSFASNEVAINWSAPLTAALLLSISSLP; the protein is encoded by the coding sequence ATGGACGCGAGAATACATTATTGCCAGCCGGGTTACGCCCTTTCATCACCCAAGACTTTTTTGATAGCTTTGGGAGAGAACGCCTCTTTTGCAGAGGTGAAATTCAAAATTTTGGACGCTTCGTCAAAGTGCGTTTTTGAAGGTGCTGCTGAAAAATTTTGCCAATGCAATTATACGGGTGAATTTTTGTACAAGGGTGATTTTTCTGCGGTTCGTGCTCCGGGGCAATACCGGATTGTTCTCGAAGATTTTAATGTTACTTCGCATGTCTTTGATATTTCGAATGAATGGCTTGCGCGTGAGACGAAGGCTAATATCAAGTCGTTCTATTATCAGCGGAGTGGCGTGGAATTGCCTGCAAAATTTGCAGGGGCTTGGGCACGCCCGGCGGCGCATTTGGACGACAAATTGGAATTCCACCCGACGATGAATCGTTCCGGAATTTGGAATGCTCACGGTGGCTGGTACGATGCTGGCGATTATGGCAAGTACATTGTGAATGGTGGCGTGAGTGTTGCTACGTTGATGCTTGCTTGCGAACTGCGAAAAAATTCTGATTTTGTTGGTGGCGCCTCGTTCAAGGAATCGTTTGAACAGCCTGTGAGTTTGCTCGACGAAATCCGTTTTGAACTCGATTTTTTCTTGCGTATGCAAGATGATGATGGTGGTGTTTTTTTCAAGGTGACTCCGTATCGTTGGGATGGCTTTGTGAGCCCAACGGAATCTGATGCATCGCAAAAACGCTACATTCTCGGAAAATCGACTTCATCGACTTTGAATTTTGCGGGCGCGCTTGCGCAGGCGCATCGCGTATATGCGAATGTCGATGCTGAATTTGCAACAAAGTGCTTGAAGGCGAGTGTTCGTGCATACTTGTGGGCCGAACAAAATCCCGAAGTGGATTGGCCGCACAACACGGAAGGTAGCGGCGGCTATGGCGATCCCGATTTAGGCGATGACTTTTTCTGGGCACGTGCAATGTTGTACCGCGCACTTGTTGATCGTAATGCTGCGGGGAATGCCGTTGCAGGTGATGATGCCGCTGGTTTTGCAGTTGATAATGCCGCGGATGGAAATGCTGCGGATCTGCTCAAGCGGATTGAATCGCAAATTCCAGCGGATATGGAAGCGTATTTGCCAACATATGGATTGCAATGGCGTTCAATGCAGAATTTGGCTTGGTTTGCGCTTGCAACAATGGATTGCAAGTGGACGGAAAAAGCGCGTATGGCGTTTAAGTACACGGCCGAAGAAATCCTCAAGTTGCAAAACGAAGATCCGTATAGCCTTTCGATCCGCAAGTTTATCTGGGGTAGCAATGGCGATATTGCAAACCATGCATTGACTTTGTATTTAGCGTATGAATGGTTTGGTGATGCAAAGTATCGCATTGCCGCCATGGAGCAAATTGAATTTGTTTATGGCAAGAATCCTGTGGATGTCTGCTTTGTGACGGGCTCTGCGTGGAATTCTCCGAAGTTCCCGCACCACCGCATTAGCCATTCCGATGGGGTAGTGGAACCTGTGCCTGGGCTTGTTGTAGGTGGCATCAATATAGATCGTCAGGATGCACATCGCAATCCGCATTATCTCGGGGATGCTCCGGGAATGTCTTATGCAGATGAACAATGCTCTTTTGCCAGTAACGAAGTCGCTATTAACTGGAGTGCGCCTTTGACGGCAGCCTTGTTGTTGTCTATTTCTTCTTTGCCTTAG
- a CDS encoding ElyC/SanA/YdcF family protein, which yields MSNILKSDKNDRKKKNFSVGIALLVLLAIAIITYTIFEKSGHWLVEDDTFEHVKWVAVLDGQTADLERSDFAANLLKEGKADSVLLLGRRVYRDRSNSEFYAEDFMKLGSFSEKAVFLVPHNDPSTISEAYSIVPWLKKHKADTVLLLTDAASTYRVKRIFQKLSGNSPIYLTKDIKHVTYNASCWYSNRESRKDWLRSWAALFMSYIDLFNVDTLEAVDSSYYKPIKSYAEYKREMRSNVNFQKLLPKIEDKIKTESEKEAVRDSIKALEKSQGKDAKAKKK from the coding sequence TTGTCAAACATTCTAAAATCCGATAAGAACGATCGAAAGAAAAAGAATTTCAGCGTAGGAATTGCGCTGCTAGTTTTACTTGCAATCGCCATCATCACGTACACCATCTTCGAAAAGAGCGGCCATTGGCTTGTCGAAGATGACACGTTCGAACACGTCAAATGGGTTGCTGTACTTGACGGGCAAACCGCAGACCTCGAACGCAGCGACTTTGCAGCCAACCTTTTAAAAGAAGGCAAAGCCGATTCCGTTCTACTCCTTGGCCGCCGCGTTTACCGCGATAGAAGCAATTCCGAATTCTACGCCGAAGATTTTATGAAGCTGGGTTCGTTTAGCGAAAAAGCCGTATTCCTCGTTCCGCATAACGATCCTTCAACAATTAGCGAAGCTTATTCAATCGTCCCGTGGCTAAAAAAACACAAGGCCGACACGGTACTTCTTTTGACCGATGCCGCCTCCACATACCGCGTCAAGAGAATTTTCCAAAAGCTTTCCGGGAACAGCCCCATTTATTTGACCAAAGATATCAAGCATGTCACTTATAACGCCTCTTGCTGGTACAGCAACAGAGAATCGCGCAAGGATTGGCTCCGCAGTTGGGCAGCGTTATTCATGTCGTATATCGACTTGTTCAACGTCGACACGCTCGAAGCCGTCGATTCCTCTTATTACAAGCCGATCAAATCTTACGCAGAATACAAGCGTGAAATGCGCTCAAACGTCAATTTCCAAAAATTGCTTCCGAAAATTGAAGACAAGATAAAGACAGAATCAGAAAAAGAAGCTGTTAGAGATTCTATCAAGGCCTTAGAAAAGTCTCAAGGAAAAGACGCTAAGGCAAAGAAGAAATAG
- a CDS encoding GNAT family N-acetyltransferase produces MRIREMTESDLPQVLELQGELAFQDWDEKQFLSEIRANYAYCVVCEDGDGECGKVDSHGELLGYAIFHLLGSDSELLSIATKESEQRKGIGTQLLQAGLDKLTEDGDQCFLEVRVGNTKARAFYEKHGFVLYNSRKKYYSDGEDAALYKYSVKLKR; encoded by the coding sequence ATGCGAATTCGCGAGATGACAGAATCCGACTTGCCACAAGTTCTCGAATTGCAAGGAGAACTTGCATTTCAGGATTGGGATGAAAAGCAGTTCCTTTCTGAAATTCGAGCAAATTATGCCTACTGCGTTGTCTGCGAAGATGGAGACGGCGAATGCGGCAAAGTCGATTCCCATGGCGAACTCCTGGGTTACGCGATTTTCCACTTGCTTGGTTCTGATTCCGAACTGTTGAGCATTGCCACGAAAGAATCCGAACAGCGCAAGGGCATTGGCACTCAGCTATTACAGGCGGGTTTGGACAAGCTAACAGAGGACGGCGATCAATGTTTCTTAGAAGTCCGTGTTGGGAACACCAAAGCTCGCGCCTTTTACGAGAAGCACGGTTTTGTGTTATACAATTCCCGCAAAAAATATTATTCCGATGGCGAAGACGCCGCTTTATACAAGTATTCGGTTAAATTAAAGAGGTAA
- the tsaB gene encoding tRNA (adenosine(37)-N6)-threonylcarbamoyltransferase complex dimerization subunit type 1 TsaB gives MNYNLIVDTSRKGISMALCADSVYEEIVDPSGKGEVLSASLDSLLAKVGATLDDVKRVMVTVGPGSFSGLRTGVAFCQGLCFSGKRDLYGVTTLQALACFAGSADDSVAVVIRARNGFWYLRLNNEESFIETAEVVARLKESSVKTAVVDAAALADELLSATFAEKNIATTLDTDKPLSMWSPLFETVKPSLIQEANYIQPSYFEKLKV, from the coding sequence ATGAACTATAACTTAATAGTAGACACCTCCCGCAAGGGAATTTCAATGGCGCTTTGTGCGGACTCGGTTTACGAGGAAATCGTGGACCCGTCTGGCAAAGGCGAAGTCTTGAGCGCAAGCTTGGATTCTCTGCTCGCTAAAGTCGGTGCAACACTGGACGACGTAAAGCGCGTGATGGTAACAGTCGGGCCCGGTTCGTTCAGCGGACTGCGTACTGGTGTTGCGTTCTGCCAAGGGCTTTGCTTTAGCGGAAAGCGCGACCTTTACGGCGTGACAACATTACAGGCCCTCGCCTGCTTTGCTGGTTCTGCCGACGATTCTGTTGCGGTGGTCATTCGCGCGCGCAATGGATTCTGGTATTTGCGTCTGAACAACGAAGAAAGCTTTATCGAAACCGCAGAAGTCGTCGCACGACTCAAAGAAAGTTCTGTGAAGACCGCCGTTGTTGATGCAGCCGCCCTCGCCGACGAACTTCTTTCTGCAACATTCGCAGAGAAAAACATCGCGACAACACTCGATACCGATAAGCCGCTTAGCATGTGGTCTCCGCTTTTCGAAACCGTGAAGCCTTCGCTTATTCAAGAAGCAAACTACATCCAGCCCTCGTACTTCGAGAAGTTGAAGGTTTAG
- a CDS encoding D-alanine--D-alanine ligase, which translates to MSRLRVLVLMGGPSTEHDVSVVSGTGVVRAMDPEKYNIHPVLIDKDGTWHWSSRELSPYQKANFSANYFHSLEGTAANKKKSPALSELPSADIAFLALHGKWGEDGHIQAMLENWNIPYTGCGLLASALAMDKIKSKEIYRANGIPTPPYRVIWKHDFTGDTLVNVADELGFPLVIKDPLGGSSIGIGIAKNIDEAGKIAQDLFKDSNRLLCEKFIAGGEASCGYIEGEKPLPPTEMRMTTREYFDFEAKYNGECQEVTPAEFAPELTARIQELVKNAHYALGGAGYSRTDVRITKDGELFAIETNTLPGMTPTSLLPQQAACVGITYSQLIDLIIDKSLEIKR; encoded by the coding sequence ATGTCCCGTTTACGCGTTTTGGTTTTGATGGGCGGTCCATCTACAGAACATGATGTTTCAGTGGTTAGCGGCACCGGCGTTGTCCGCGCCATGGATCCGGAAAAGTATAACATCCACCCGGTCCTCATCGACAAGGACGGCACCTGGCACTGGTCTTCCCGCGAACTTTCCCCGTACCAGAAAGCAAATTTTTCTGCGAACTATTTCCATAGCCTTGAAGGAACTGCCGCAAACAAGAAGAAGTCCCCGGCGCTTTCGGAACTTCCGTCTGCCGATATCGCATTCCTTGCGCTGCACGGCAAATGGGGCGAAGACGGCCACATCCAAGCCATGCTCGAAAACTGGAACATCCCGTACACGGGTTGCGGTCTTTTGGCATCTGCTCTTGCAATGGACAAAATCAAGTCGAAAGAAATTTACCGCGCAAACGGAATTCCCACACCGCCTTACCGCGTCATCTGGAAGCACGACTTTACTGGCGATACGCTCGTGAATGTTGCAGACGAACTCGGATTCCCGCTTGTCATCAAGGACCCGCTGGGCGGTTCTTCTATCGGCATCGGTATTGCAAAGAACATTGACGAAGCCGGCAAGATTGCCCAGGATTTGTTCAAAGATTCAAACCGTTTGCTCTGCGAAAAATTCATTGCAGGTGGCGAAGCAAGCTGCGGCTACATCGAAGGCGAAAAGCCGTTGCCGCCGACCGAAATGCGCATGACCACTCGCGAATACTTCGACTTCGAAGCGAAGTACAACGGCGAATGCCAGGAAGTCACGCCGGCAGAATTTGCACCAGAACTCACCGCCCGCATCCAGGAACTCGTGAAAAATGCCCACTACGCTTTGGGTGGCGCAGGCTACAGCCGCACAGACGTTCGCATCACGAAGGACGGCGAACTCTTTGCGATTGAAACGAACACACTCCCGGGCATGACTCCGACGTCGCTTTTGCCGCAACAGGCCGCCTGCGTTGGCATCACATACAGCCAGCTCATTGATTTGATTATCGACAAGAGTTTGGAGATTAAACGTTAG